One window of Cohnella hashimotonis genomic DNA carries:
- a CDS encoding MurR/RpiR family transcriptional regulator → MSKPKGTSGGANTLLVLSSIYNSLTRTEKKIADVIQQDPEAVVYITLTDLAEKAGTGETSVLRLCRKIGFKGYQEFKLSLAQDLVVPVRNVHSEIEETDDIRAMATKITAENTKAIENTLNMLDTTQMERAIDAIGAARKIYFFGVGSSGNTALDAKYRFMRLGYDTEAVIDPHMMAMTAALMQDGDVVFAVSTTGSTKDIVDAVRLAKQKSVFLICLTSHLRSPLTQFADVVLLSKSRETPLQGGAFSSKLSQIHVLDVLSTATAIRFKDKAYEALGRTSKSVLDKIY, encoded by the coding sequence GTGTCCAAACCTAAGGGAACGTCGGGCGGCGCTAATACGCTGCTCGTTTTGTCCAGCATCTATAATTCGCTCACGCGCACGGAAAAGAAAATCGCCGACGTCATCCAGCAGGATCCTGAAGCGGTCGTCTATATTACGCTGACGGATCTGGCGGAGAAGGCAGGAACCGGAGAGACCTCTGTCCTTCGGCTATGCCGCAAGATCGGGTTCAAGGGCTATCAGGAGTTCAAGCTCTCCTTGGCTCAGGACCTGGTCGTGCCGGTACGCAACGTCCATAGCGAGATCGAAGAGACCGACGACATCCGCGCGATGGCGACCAAGATTACCGCGGAGAACACCAAGGCGATCGAGAATACGCTCAATATGCTTGATACGACGCAGATGGAACGTGCGATCGACGCGATCGGTGCCGCCCGGAAAATTTACTTTTTCGGCGTAGGTTCGTCCGGCAATACCGCGCTCGATGCCAAATACCGATTTATGCGGCTCGGTTACGATACCGAGGCCGTGATCGATCCGCATATGATGGCGATGACGGCTGCGCTCATGCAAGACGGAGATGTTGTCTTCGCTGTTTCGACCACCGGCAGCACGAAGGATATCGTCGATGCGGTTCGATTGGCCAAGCAAAAGTCGGTCTTTCTCATCTGCCTGACGAGCCACTTGCGGTCGCCTTTGACACAGTTCGCGGACGTCGTGCTCCTGTCCAAGTCGCGCGAGACGCCGCTTCAAGGCGGCGCGTTTTCCTCCAAGCTGTCGCAAATTCATGTGCTCGACGTCTTGTCGACGGCCACGGCCATCCGGTTCAAGGACAAAGCGTACGAAGCATTGGGACGTACCTCGAAGTCCGTCCTGGATAAAATTTATTGA